One genomic window of Halobellus limi includes the following:
- a CDS encoding winged helix-turn-helix domain-containing protein codes for MATREASWDTPLDTGGEAFELLGNPRKAWIYTYLHHHPSTTIQDVVETLDLPQRTVYEYVDDLEAAGFIEQSNDGRPARYTAHDIDLQLIDGDAQRRITPALIEAIARRLRDDDIDTYIDRHGLDGLAVALEYAREYVDGSVTHQIMAREQDLTRLEAGVILDALRPIVED; via the coding sequence ATGGCCACGAGAGAAGCGAGCTGGGACACCCCACTCGATACCGGCGGTGAGGCGTTCGAACTCCTCGGAAACCCGCGCAAGGCGTGGATCTACACCTATCTCCATCATCATCCATCGACGACGATCCAGGACGTCGTCGAGACGCTCGATCTCCCGCAGCGAACGGTCTACGAATACGTCGACGACCTCGAAGCCGCGGGCTTCATCGAGCAGTCAAACGACGGACGACCGGCGAGGTATACGGCTCACGACATCGACCTCCAACTGATCGACGGCGATGCCCAGCGACGCATCACGCCGGCGTTGATCGAGGCGATCGCTCGTCGGCTGCGGGACGACGACATCGACACGTACATCGATCGCCACGGACTGGACGGGCTCGCCGTCGCACTCGAATACGCTCGCGAGTACGTCGACGGGTCTGTGACGCACCAGATAATGGCTCGCGAACAGGATCTCACGCGCCTGGAAGCGGGCGTCATTCTGGATGCACTCCGTCCCATCGTCGAGGATTGA
- a CDS encoding UPF0175 family protein: MARITGSYPDDLDLLIEGAVEAGVFGGKSDALREFVREYFKDHENERIAAAVALYERERITLGDAARLADVDRWTMRDILREHGVELRLGLVDEDDAAYEVEAASELEFDEEDSDDEESPAK; encoded by the coding sequence ATGGCACGAATCACCGGCTCCTATCCGGACGACCTCGACCTCCTCATTGAGGGTGCTGTCGAGGCTGGTGTGTTCGGAGGCAAGAGCGATGCGTTGCGAGAGTTCGTGCGTGAATACTTCAAGGACCACGAAAACGAGCGCATTGCGGCTGCGGTCGCCCTCTACGAACGCGAGCGGATCACACTCGGCGATGCTGCGAGACTCGCTGACGTCGACCGGTGGACGATGCGGGACATCCTCCGTGAGCACGGTGTTGAGCTCCGCCTCGGACTCGTTGACGAAGACGACGCAGCCTACGAAGTAGAGGCAGCGAGCGAACTCGAATTCGACGAGGAGGACTCCGACGACGAGGAGTCACCTGCGAAATGA
- the aglF gene encoding UTP--glucose-1-phosphate uridylyltransferase AglF yields MKAVVLAAGEGTRLRPLTEDKPKGMVEVDGQPILTHCFDQLVDLGADELVVVVGYLKQNIIEHYGDEYDGVPITYAHQREQQGLAHALLSVEEHIDDDFMLMLGDNVFQANLSDVVRRQREDRADAAFLVEEVPWEEASRYGVCDTNKYGEITDVVEKPEDPPSNLVMTGFYTFSPAIFHACHLVQPSNRGEYEISEAIDLLIQSGRTIDAIALEGWRVDVGYPEDRERAEELLRGDTESEAAVESADGD; encoded by the coding sequence ATGAAAGCCGTCGTCTTAGCGGCCGGCGAGGGGACGCGACTGCGTCCGCTGACGGAGGACAAACCCAAGGGGATGGTCGAAGTCGACGGACAGCCCATCCTCACCCACTGTTTCGACCAGCTCGTCGATCTCGGCGCGGACGAACTCGTCGTGGTCGTCGGGTATCTGAAGCAGAATATCATCGAACACTACGGAGACGAATACGACGGCGTCCCGATCACTTACGCCCACCAGCGCGAACAGCAGGGGCTAGCGCACGCGCTGTTGAGCGTGGAGGAGCACATCGACGACGACTTCATGCTGATGCTCGGGGACAACGTCTTCCAGGCGAACCTGTCGGACGTGGTGCGGCGGCAGCGCGAGGACCGGGCCGACGCGGCCTTCCTGGTCGAGGAGGTCCCCTGGGAGGAGGCGAGTCGGTACGGCGTGTGTGATACGAACAAGTACGGCGAGATCACCGACGTGGTCGAAAAGCCCGAAGATCCCCCGTCGAATCTGGTGATGACGGGATTCTATACGTTTTCGCCGGCGATCTTCCACGCCTGTCACCTGGTGCAGCCGTCGAACCGGGGCGAGTACGAGATCAGCGAGGCGATCGACCTACTCATTCAGAGCGGGCGGACGATCGACGCGATCGCGTTGGAGGGCTGGCGCGTGGACGTCGGGTATCCGGAGGACCGGGAGAGAGCTGAGGAGTTGCTTCGGGGCGACACCGAGAGCGAAGCGGCCGTGGAGTCGGCAGACGGCGACTGA
- a CDS encoding DUF7342 family protein: MSEDESTEPSPRSDAEPARRQWREDRTTFQRVYDVLTGLTEYERVETIAERAACSADGARNALTQLTEMGIATRRGSRPAKFRRNDSYFRWKRIETLADEHSLPELRERRAELIDEDAEFQAQFEVPDPNAVPSTQLADSDHETAHERLESLSRWRTVRYDIELVQDAITRAERRQRGDDGAGISA, from the coding sequence ATGTCCGAAGACGAGTCGACGGAGCCGTCGCCACGGAGCGACGCGGAGCCAGCGCGACGCCAGTGGCGCGAGGATCGGACGACGTTCCAGCGGGTGTACGACGTGCTCACCGGCCTGACCGAGTACGAACGAGTCGAGACGATCGCAGAGCGCGCGGCGTGCTCGGCGGATGGTGCCCGAAACGCACTCACGCAACTGACGGAGATGGGAATCGCGACACGTCGGGGAAGTCGTCCGGCGAAGTTCCGGCGGAACGACTCGTACTTCCGGTGGAAACGGATCGAAACGCTCGCCGATGAGCACTCGCTTCCCGAACTCCGAGAGCGGCGCGCAGAACTAATCGACGAAGACGCCGAGTTTCAAGCACAGTTCGAGGTCCCGGATCCGAACGCCGTTCCGTCCACCCAACTCGCTGACAGCGACCACGAGACGGCTCACGAGCGCCTTGAGTCACTGTCCCGCTGGCGGACAGTTCGATACGATATCGAACTCGTTCAAGACGCGATCACACGCGCGGAGCGTCGACAACGTGGCGACGATGGAGCTGGGATCTCCGCGTGA
- a CDS encoding RNA-guided endonuclease InsQ/TnpB family protein: MDDAPRRTVPIKLDVSEERRGDLHQTKKQFLHCVNRTSEWAWRYDDYCVTSKSKAENALYDELREETDLTANLVQKGIRRAIEAVTSGVEKLKQGENTSQPEFDSWSVVYDKRSASFNDDHATLSTPNGRVTAEYVLPPKVEREETPFGRYYESDDWDASSATLQYDEQDDTFYLHVTLKNPDYTVDGTERQEAKSPDDHEKNGVVLGVDLNVTGAFAVTSTGAFIGSADYLTHKRDQYEQRRAKLHQTGTRSAHLTIQSIGSRFSDWLLDWLHNRANDLIAEAQETDVDGIIFENLDHIRENIANGSKFQQWAYAKFVGLVEYKVESTALFVDFVNPAYTSQRCSHCGFPHEDNRDDKAFECQSCGYEVNADYNAAKNIAVRYCGYIHRGQKSRGGWATSQLALKSGTLNVNGDYTPTELLG; this comes from the coding sequence ATGGACGACGCGCCACGACGCACCGTCCCCATCAAACTCGACGTGTCCGAAGAGCGTCGTGGCGACCTCCACCAAACCAAGAAGCAATTCCTGCACTGTGTCAACCGAACGAGCGAGTGGGCGTGGCGCTACGACGACTACTGTGTCACCAGCAAGTCAAAAGCCGAAAATGCCCTGTACGACGAGTTGCGCGAGGAAACCGACCTCACCGCCAACCTCGTCCAGAAAGGCATCCGCCGCGCCATCGAAGCCGTCACGAGCGGAGTCGAGAAACTGAAGCAAGGCGAGAACACGAGTCAACCAGAGTTCGACTCGTGGAGCGTCGTCTACGACAAACGCTCCGCGTCGTTCAACGACGACCACGCCACGCTCTCCACTCCGAACGGCAGAGTCACTGCCGAATACGTCCTCCCGCCCAAGGTGGAGCGAGAGGAGACGCCGTTCGGACGCTACTACGAGAGCGACGACTGGGATGCGTCGAGCGCCACGCTCCAGTACGACGAACAAGACGACACGTTCTACCTGCACGTCACGCTGAAGAACCCCGACTACACGGTTGACGGAACGGAACGCCAAGAAGCCAAGTCACCCGATGACCACGAAAAGAACGGAGTGGTTCTTGGTGTGGATTTGAACGTGACTGGCGCGTTCGCCGTCACCAGCACGGGAGCCTTCATCGGCAGTGCGGACTACCTCACCCACAAGCGCGACCAGTACGAACAACGCCGCGCCAAACTGCACCAGACAGGCACTCGATCCGCGCATCTAACGATTCAGTCCATCGGCAGCCGCTTTTCGGATTGGTTGTTGGACTGGTTGCACAACAGAGCAAACGATCTCATCGCGGAAGCGCAAGAAACGGATGTGGACGGCATCATTTTCGAGAACCTTGACCATATCCGCGAGAACATTGCAAATGGGTCGAAGTTCCAGCAGTGGGCCTATGCGAAGTTCGTGGGGCTCGTGGAGTACAAGGTTGAGTCCACGGCGTTGTTCGTGGACTTTGTGAATCCTGCGTACACGAGTCAGCGGTGTAGTCACTGTGGGTTTCCCCACGAGGACAACCGCGACGACAAGGCGTTCGAGTGCCAGTCGTGTGGGTATGAGGTAAATGCGGATTACAACGCGGCGAAGAACATCGCCGTCAGGTATTGCGGGTATATCCATCG